From a region of the Halomicrobium mukohataei DSM 12286 genome:
- a CDS encoding IS1595 family transposase, translated as MFPISRFVSESAAADLLEQVRWRDGVECPRCRSDLTVRNGSYRVYQRYLCKNCGRTFNDKTDTIFAHSKLKLKEWYFTIYVFLRFNTSIRQIEAELDCSYRTVRRHVEQFARTLDAPSITLSGPVEIDEVYVSAGLKGRERDQESRSRGLSTRGRGSYDGDKPPVFTLVDRGSDERYVVPAKSADESTVRLLLADHEEESLTVYTDGFRAYDPLEDDDSFTRKYVVHSDGEYADGEVHVNGCESHASLTRRWLSPHRGVSKDKLTPYLRAFELRRELYRKPGDEALKHALNAAL; from the coding sequence ATGTTCCCAATAAGCCGGTTCGTGTCGGAATCGGCTGCAGCGGACCTGCTGGAACAGGTTCGCTGGCGTGATGGCGTCGAGTGCCCCCGCTGCCGTTCTGACCTGACGGTCAGAAACGGCAGCTACCGGGTGTATCAACGGTATCTGTGTAAGAATTGCGGTCGCACGTTCAACGACAAGACCGACACGATCTTCGCTCACTCGAAGCTGAAGCTCAAAGAATGGTACTTCACGATCTACGTGTTCTTACGGTTCAACACGAGTATTCGGCAAATCGAGGCAGAGCTTGATTGTTCCTACCGGACGGTGAGACGGCACGTCGAGCAGTTCGCCAGAACTCTCGACGCGCCTTCGATTACGCTGTCTGGACCGGTCGAAATCGACGAAGTGTACGTCTCTGCTGGTCTCAAAGGCCGCGAGCGTGACCAGGAGTCGCGCTCGCGTGGCCTGTCCACGCGTGGACGGGGATCGTACGACGGCGACAAACCGCCGGTGTTCACGCTCGTCGATCGTGGTTCGGACGAGCGGTACGTCGTGCCAGCGAAATCCGCTGACGAATCGACCGTTCGACTCCTGCTTGCTGACCACGAAGAGGAGTCACTGACCGTCTATACGGACGGATTTCGGGCCTACGACCCACTAGAAGACGACGACTCATTCACCCGCAAATACGTCGTCCACAGCGACGGTGAATACGCTGATGGCGAAGTACACGTCAACGGCTGCGAGAGCCACGCGTCGCTGACGCGACGGTGGCTCTCGCCCCATCGAGGCGTCTCGAAAGACAAGCTAACGCCGTATCTCAGAGCCTTCGAACTCCGCCGTGAACTCTACAGAAAACCAGGTGACGAAGCACTCAAACATGCTCTCAACGCCGCACTCTGA
- a CDS encoding class I SAM-dependent methyltransferase: protein MGFHTFDAARADKLEDAARRYRALSAEELLWALSLDGDDVIADLGSGTGFYTDDAAAIADTVYAVDVQSEMHDYYREKGVPDNVDLVTSGVADLPLATDSLDAAFSTMTYHEFADEAALAEIARVLTDGGRLVVADWAASGSGDAGPPLDERFTASQATDALRDAGFTIEHDAVRPETFLVIATRR, encoded by the coding sequence ATGGGATTTCACACGTTCGACGCCGCGCGGGCGGACAAGCTGGAGGACGCGGCCCGGCGGTACCGCGCTCTCTCGGCCGAGGAACTGCTCTGGGCGCTCTCGCTGGACGGCGACGACGTGATCGCGGATCTCGGCAGCGGGACCGGTTTCTACACCGACGACGCTGCTGCCATCGCGGACACGGTGTACGCCGTCGACGTACAGAGCGAGATGCACGACTACTACCGGGAGAAGGGCGTTCCAGACAACGTCGACCTGGTGACCAGCGGCGTCGCCGACCTCCCGCTGGCCACTGACAGTCTCGACGCCGCGTTCTCGACGATGACGTACCACGAGTTCGCGGACGAGGCTGCCCTCGCGGAGATCGCACGGGTGCTGACCGACGGCGGGCGACTCGTCGTCGCCGACTGGGCGGCCAGTGGCAGCGGCGACGCCGGTCCACCTCTCGACGAGCGCTTTACGGCGTCGCAGGCGACGGACGCACTCCGAGACGCCGGCTTCACCATCGAACACGACGCCGTTCGCCCTGAGACGTTCCTCGTGATCGCCACGAGACGGTAG
- a CDS encoding IucA/IucC family protein, translated as MTRLTRHYDDSAREIARHATTHSFLNCYCHETASGAFRPADETPIDTEGTVLYCPLEAQGIDLYARVAHRSPTGRHLFETPVQYRVEETIHDCDYLTLATLLTKELELTRGGDADRDELLARVVSSCRATARFVDARRGDDALTDPEATFREAEQSLVFGHLMHPTPKSRRGMGRDGPRYAPELGTSFSLHYVSADSAVVEQASTREHSAAEWVASALRDDPTVSDDVVDRHVDDGRVLVPLHPWQAQYLLDREPARSLLADGRLESLGAIGREFAPTSSVRTLYAPESPFMVKGSLAVKITNAERTNKRPELDRGVAISELLDTELGDAIDDRFPAFDVIRDPAYLTVQSESAESGFEVVLRENPFAPSGRRRATPVAALCQDAIAGASRLERVVRDIAQRTGQSPDAVSVDWFERYLETAIRPVLWLFLEWGLGLEAHQQNTVLTLDDDGYPDRAFYRDNQGYYFPEGAYDRIDAVCPGVGQRADTICPDAVADERIRYYVVLNNAFGVINAFGTAGLVDERRLLELLRDHLSSLRQFDRPSSSLLDPLLQSETVPRKANLLTRFRGLDELDAPSLDDQSVYAAVPNPLVEEFSQAVMR; from the coding sequence ATGACGCGACTGACACGACACTACGACGACTCGGCGCGCGAGATCGCGCGCCACGCCACGACGCACAGCTTCCTGAACTGCTACTGCCACGAGACTGCCAGTGGGGCGTTTCGACCCGCCGACGAGACGCCGATCGACACCGAGGGGACCGTCCTGTACTGTCCCCTCGAAGCCCAGGGCATCGACCTGTACGCGCGGGTCGCACACCGCTCGCCGACCGGGCGCCACCTCTTCGAGACGCCGGTGCAGTACCGCGTCGAGGAGACGATCCACGACTGTGACTACCTCACGCTCGCGACGCTCCTGACCAAGGAGCTCGAACTGACGCGCGGGGGCGACGCCGATCGGGACGAGCTGCTCGCCCGTGTCGTTTCGAGCTGTCGGGCGACGGCGCGGTTCGTCGACGCCCGTCGTGGCGACGACGCGCTCACCGATCCCGAGGCGACGTTCCGCGAGGCCGAACAGTCGCTCGTGTTCGGCCACCTCATGCACCCGACCCCGAAGAGCCGGCGCGGGATGGGCCGAGACGGGCCGCGCTACGCGCCCGAGCTCGGGACGAGCTTCTCGCTGCACTACGTCAGCGCCGATTCGGCCGTCGTCGAGCAGGCGTCCACGCGCGAGCACAGCGCCGCCGAGTGGGTCGCGTCGGCCCTCCGAGACGATCCGACCGTCTCCGACGACGTCGTCGACCGCCACGTCGACGACGGGCGCGTCCTCGTTCCGCTTCACCCCTGGCAGGCCCAGTACCTGCTCGACCGGGAGCCGGCACGGAGCTTGCTCGCCGACGGGCGTCTCGAATCGCTCGGAGCGATCGGCCGGGAGTTCGCACCGACCTCCTCGGTGCGGACGCTGTACGCGCCCGAGTCCCCGTTCATGGTCAAGGGCTCGCTGGCGGTCAAGATCACGAACGCCGAGCGGACGAACAAGCGCCCGGAGTTGGACCGTGGCGTCGCGATCTCGGAACTGCTCGACACCGAACTCGGAGACGCGATCGACGATCGATTCCCCGCGTTCGACGTGATCCGAGACCCCGCCTATCTGACCGTCCAGAGCGAGAGCGCCGAGTCCGGGTTCGAGGTCGTCCTCAGAGAGAACCCGTTCGCTCCGTCGGGCCGGCGGCGAGCGACGCCGGTCGCGGCGCTGTGTCAGGACGCCATTGCGGGGGCGTCCCGCCTGGAGCGGGTCGTTCGCGACATCGCACAGCGAACGGGGCAAAGCCCCGACGCGGTGAGCGTCGACTGGTTCGAGCGGTATCTGGAGACGGCGATCCGGCCGGTCCTCTGGCTGTTCCTCGAATGGGGGCTCGGACTGGAGGCCCACCAGCAGAACACGGTCCTGACGCTCGACGACGACGGCTATCCGGACCGTGCCTTCTACCGCGACAACCAGGGGTACTACTTCCCGGAGGGTGCCTACGATCGGATCGACGCCGTCTGTCCCGGCGTCGGCCAGCGGGCCGACACGATCTGCCCGGACGCCGTCGCCGACGAGCGGATCCGCTACTACGTCGTCCTGAACAACGCCTTCGGCGTGATCAACGCCTTCGGTACCGCCGGGCTGGTGGACGAACGTCGGCTCCTCGAACTCCTGCGCGACCACCTCTCGTCGCTCCGGCAGTTCGACCGTCCGTCCTCGTCGCTGCTCGACCCGCTCCTCCAGTCCGAGACCGTCCCACGCAAGGCGAACCTGCTCACGCGGTTCCGCGGACTCGACGAACTCGACGCCCCCTCGCTGGACGACCAGTCGGTGTACGCTGCCGTCCCCAATCCCCTGGTCGAGGAGTTCTCACAGGCGGTGATGCGATGA
- a CDS encoding IucA/IucC family protein, whose product MRDEASRGVSSTAVERLRTTLQTDRWQSADRALLAKMLAEFTYEKLLDPEEYAVDGDWRVYRVPLGDTTYEFRAQERVFDSYRVDSSSIRKRVGDGAWTAASDAIQFLLDARETLGIDDQTASYLVREYNNTLLADTHIDADAADAADSILDLDAMEIEGEMRGHPWFTVNKGRVGFDYEDYLRYAPENQRPQSLQWVAVRRSEATFASVDGLDYDGLMETHLGDHVGEFERLVSEQGLEPAGYYLMPVHEWQWRDTLAQLFAPAIAADEIVPLGDGPDTYLPQQSIRTLTNRSDPTKPHVKLPMRILNTIVYRGLPGEQALAAPRVTAAVKEIRDRDPFLSDECDLVLPGEIASINYEHPQFSQLSGAPYQYQELLGAVWRESVQSFTTASERAVPLSALFHRDLDGSPIVSEFASRAGLSLSDWIDEFLDVLFEPLLHYLYKYGLVFMPHGTNVLVIHRDGRPVRIAVKDYVDEIALSDERLPEASAIPDDLYDHPDILHQKGPEALCQHIFGTVFICVLRYVSDLLEREVGYEETTFWRQVRDSIERYQSAHPDLEQRFDRFDLFEPEFTRLCLNRGRLTDYGYSDDPEPPGVTAHGTVTNTLAELGDDSR is encoded by the coding sequence ATGAGAGACGAGGCCAGTCGTGGCGTCTCGAGTACAGCGGTCGAGCGGCTCCGGACGACCCTGCAGACGGACCGCTGGCAGAGCGCCGATCGTGCGCTGCTCGCGAAGATGCTCGCGGAGTTCACCTACGAGAAACTCCTCGACCCCGAGGAGTACGCCGTCGACGGCGACTGGCGCGTCTATCGCGTCCCGCTGGGCGACACCACCTACGAATTCCGGGCACAGGAGCGGGTCTTCGACAGCTACCGCGTCGATTCGTCGTCGATCCGGAAACGCGTCGGCGACGGTGCGTGGACGGCGGCGAGCGACGCGATCCAGTTCCTGCTCGACGCTCGCGAGACGCTGGGGATCGACGATCAGACGGCGAGTTACCTCGTCCGGGAGTACAACAACACGCTCCTGGCGGACACACACATCGACGCCGACGCCGCCGACGCCGCCGACAGCATCCTGGATCTCGACGCGATGGAGATCGAAGGGGAGATGCGGGGTCACCCGTGGTTCACGGTCAACAAGGGGCGTGTCGGTTTCGACTACGAGGACTATCTCCGGTACGCGCCGGAGAACCAGCGTCCCCAGTCACTGCAGTGGGTCGCAGTTCGCCGGTCCGAGGCGACGTTCGCGAGCGTCGACGGGCTCGATTACGACGGGCTGATGGAGACACACCTCGGCGACCACGTCGGCGAGTTCGAACGCCTCGTCTCGGAGCAGGGTCTCGAACCCGCCGGGTACTACCTCATGCCCGTCCACGAGTGGCAGTGGCGGGACACGCTGGCCCAGCTGTTCGCGCCCGCGATCGCGGCCGACGAGATCGTGCCACTCGGAGACGGCCCCGACACGTACCTCCCTCAGCAGTCGATCCGGACCCTCACCAACCGTTCGGACCCGACGAAACCACACGTCAAGCTTCCGATGCGGATACTGAACACGATCGTGTATCGCGGTCTACCGGGCGAGCAAGCGCTGGCCGCGCCCCGCGTGACGGCGGCGGTCAAGGAGATTCGCGATCGGGACCCGTTCCTCAGTGACGAGTGTGACCTCGTGCTCCCCGGCGAGATCGCGAGTATCAACTACGAGCACCCCCAGTTTTCCCAGCTCTCGGGCGCGCCCTACCAGTACCAGGAGCTGCTGGGCGCGGTCTGGCGCGAGAGCGTCCAGTCGTTCACGACGGCCTCCGAGCGGGCGGTACCACTCTCCGCGCTGTTCCACCGCGATCTCGACGGCTCGCCCATCGTCTCCGAGTTCGCCTCTCGGGCTGGGCTCTCGCTGTCGGACTGGATCGACGAGTTCCTCGACGTCCTCTTCGAGCCGTTGCTGCACTACCTGTACAAGTACGGACTGGTGTTCATGCCACACGGGACGAACGTCCTCGTGATCCACCGGGACGGACGCCCGGTCCGGATCGCGGTCAAGGACTACGTCGACGAGATCGCGCTGAGCGACGAACGCCTCCCCGAGGCGTCCGCGATTCCCGACGATCTGTACGATCATCCCGACATCCTCCATCAGAAGGGGCCAGAGGCGCTGTGTCAGCACATCTTTGGGACCGTGTTCATCTGTGTCCTCCGATACGTTTCCGACCTCCTCGAACGGGAAGTCGGCTACGAGGAGACGACCTTCTGGCGGCAGGTCCGGGACAGCATCGAGCGGTACCAGTCGGCACACCCGGACCTGGAGCAGCGCTTCGACCGCTTCGATCTGTTCGAACCCGAGTTTACCCGCCTCTGTCTGAACCGCGGCCGCCTGACCGACTACGGGTACAGCGACGATCCCGAGCCACCGGGTGTGACCGCTCACGGGACCGTGACGAACACGCTCGCCGAGTTGGGCGACGATAGCCGGTAA
- a CDS encoding GNAT family N-acetyltransferase — protein MTAPATSVGRDDSFRAHDETIDRTIAFRPVSLSEDLGRLHAWLNAEHVQPFWDLAEPLSVFRETMAGKLATEGVGCYVGSVDHVPMSYWECYWATDDEVGEHFDANPTDQGLHLLVGPPEFVGQGLAVPLVRAMLRFQFTHAETDRIVVEPDVRNEVVRHVFRRCGFEPVREIAMDEKDAMLMYCHRETFEETIWPDGRAAVAEVRAND, from the coding sequence ATGACCGCGCCCGCCACGTCGGTCGGCCGCGACGACAGCTTCCGGGCCCACGACGAGACGATCGACCGGACGATCGCGTTCCGTCCGGTCTCGCTGTCCGAGGATCTCGGCCGGCTGCACGCGTGGCTCAACGCCGAACACGTCCAGCCGTTCTGGGACCTGGCAGAACCGCTGTCGGTGTTTCGAGAGACGATGGCGGGGAAGCTGGCGACCGAGGGCGTGGGCTGTTACGTCGGATCGGTCGATCACGTCCCGATGAGCTACTGGGAGTGTTACTGGGCGACAGACGACGAGGTCGGCGAGCACTTCGACGCGAACCCGACCGACCAGGGGCTCCACCTCCTCGTCGGCCCGCCGGAGTTCGTCGGACAGGGGCTGGCCGTCCCGCTCGTCAGAGCGATGCTGCGCTTTCAGTTCACACACGCCGAGACCGACCGGATCGTGGTCGAGCCCGACGTTCGCAACGAGGTCGTCAGACACGTGTTCAGACGCTGTGGGTTCGAACCGGTCCGAGAGATCGCCATGGACGAGAAAGACGCGATGCTCATGTACTGCCACCGCGAGACCTTCGAGGAGACGATCTGGCCCGACGGCCGCGCCGCAGTGGCGGAGGTGAGAGCGAATGACTGA
- a CDS encoding tyrosine-type recombinase/integrase — translation MTASESGGSDGEDDLRDALDAYLRSKGKGPNNESGAYRRNAERELERFADYLRDDGTTSLAEIDAGDLRNYIRDELTTRGLKPQTVHKYYGYVSAWIGWAQREGLVDEHYGIRTDAREPLPDRDGRTEERQQTWRREDREAFLSYLDERAHEAIDADGTTAYAATRDRALAYLLAFAGVRGAEVLAMPDDDRRDGANAGDLSNAVDALDVLGKSQAWETRAVPPQARPAIERWLTVYDPEPEWPLFPSFHYPSLYDRLSDDVDSDALSGYSDIFAAFRDTDARPPALTTDGARRLFKRLCADAAIEVAEGYLQLHGARRGVGRVLALQQGIDAAADQLDNSPEVVREAYSEVLASERAAKTGDAFEQHDGDE, via the coding sequence ATGACAGCCAGCGAATCCGGGGGTTCTGACGGGGAAGATGACCTTCGAGACGCCCTCGATGCTTACCTGCGCTCGAAGGGCAAGGGGCCGAACAACGAGTCGGGGGCGTACCGACGCAACGCCGAGCGCGAACTGGAGCGCTTCGCCGACTACTTGCGCGACGACGGAACTACATCGCTCGCCGAGATCGACGCCGGCGATCTCCGCAACTACATCCGCGACGAGCTGACGACGCGGGGGCTCAAGCCCCAGACGGTCCACAAGTACTACGGCTACGTCTCGGCCTGGATCGGCTGGGCGCAGCGCGAAGGGCTCGTCGACGAACACTACGGGATCCGCACCGACGCCCGTGAACCGCTCCCTGACCGGGACGGGCGCACCGAAGAGCGCCAACAGACGTGGCGACGCGAGGACCGCGAGGCGTTCCTCTCATATCTCGACGAACGCGCACACGAAGCGATCGACGCCGACGGCACCACTGCCTACGCGGCGACGCGAGACCGGGCACTCGCCTACCTGCTGGCCTTCGCAGGCGTCCGTGGGGCTGAGGTCCTCGCGATGCCCGACGACGATCGGCGCGACGGCGCGAACGCGGGCGACCTGAGCAACGCTGTCGACGCGCTCGACGTGCTCGGGAAGAGTCAGGCGTGGGAGACGCGGGCGGTCCCTCCACAGGCACGCCCCGCGATCGAGCGCTGGCTGACCGTCTACGATCCCGAACCGGAGTGGCCGCTGTTCCCCAGCTTCCACTACCCGTCGTTGTACGACCGACTGTCCGACGACGTTGACAGCGACGCACTCTCTGGCTACAGCGACATCTTCGCGGCGTTCCGCGACACCGACGCCCGTCCGCCGGCACTCACGACGGACGGCGCTCGCAGGCTGTTCAAGCGACTCTGCGCCGACGCCGCAATCGAGGTCGCCGAGGGCTACCTCCAGCTTCACGGCGCTCGTCGCGGTGTCGGCCGCGTGCTCGCGCTGCAGCAGGGCATCGACGCCGCCGCCGACCAGCTCGACAACTCACCCGAGGTCGTTCGCGAAGCCTACTCCGAGGTCCTGGCGTCAGAACGAGCGGCGAAGACCGGTGACGCGTTCGAACAGCACGATGGGGACGAGTAA
- a CDS encoding diaminobutyrate--2-oxoglutarate transaminase, with amino-acid sequence MNYADATADQLLAQQAARESSARTYPRYLPLAIETASGLTVVDVDGNEYYDCLAGAGTLALGHNHPAVVEEMERVLADGRAIHTLDITTPEKERFVDTLFDCLPDELTDTAKVQFCSPAGTDAVEAALKLVRTATGNRPILGFQGGYHGMTGEALSLMGNTGPKESLPGLSSAVHHLPYPYTYRCPFGAGGDECWRTSARYVERVLDDPASGVVSPAGMIFESVQGEGGSVPAPAPWLREIRRLTDEHDVPLIADEIQTGLGRTGELFGFEHADIVPDVVTVSKAVGGGLPLAVVVYDEELDGWEPGAHAGTFRGNQLAMAAGTVTMRHVLDNDLDAHAAAMGERLRERLEDTAAISEAVGDVRGRGLMLGVEFVDPAGEPGPQGHYPPDGDLAERVQAETFDRGLIVETGGRDGATARFLPPLVVSPRQVDDIAELFHRSVRAAIDADERAEVLA; translated from the coding sequence GTGAACTACGCTGACGCGACGGCCGACCAGTTGCTCGCCCAGCAGGCCGCTCGCGAATCGAGCGCGCGGACCTATCCGCGATATCTTCCGCTGGCGATCGAGACCGCCTCGGGACTGACGGTCGTCGACGTCGACGGCAACGAGTACTACGACTGTCTCGCGGGGGCGGGGACGCTCGCTCTCGGACACAACCATCCGGCCGTCGTCGAGGAGATGGAGCGCGTGCTCGCCGACGGGCGAGCCATCCACACGCTGGACATCACGACGCCGGAGAAAGAGCGGTTCGTCGACACGCTGTTCGACTGTCTCCCCGACGAGCTGACAGACACCGCGAAGGTCCAGTTCTGTAGCCCCGCAGGGACCGACGCGGTGGAAGCGGCACTGAAGCTCGTCAGAACGGCCACCGGAAATCGGCCGATCCTCGGCTTCCAGGGCGGTTATCACGGGATGACTGGCGAGGCGTTGAGCCTCATGGGCAACACCGGACCGAAGGAGTCCTTGCCCGGACTGTCCTCGGCCGTCCACCATCTCCCGTACCCCTACACGTACCGGTGTCCGTTCGGGGCGGGCGGCGACGAGTGCTGGCGAACCAGCGCCCGGTACGTCGAACGGGTGCTCGACGATCCCGCGAGCGGCGTCGTCTCGCCCGCCGGCATGATCTTCGAGTCGGTCCAGGGCGAAGGAGGGTCCGTTCCCGCGCCGGCCCCGTGGTTGCGCGAGATCCGGCGTCTCACCGACGAACACGACGTGCCGCTGATCGCCGACGAGATCCAGACCGGGCTCGGTCGCACCGGAGAGCTGTTCGGCTTCGAGCACGCCGACATCGTCCCCGACGTCGTCACCGTCTCGAAGGCCGTCGGCGGTGGGCTTCCGCTCGCGGTCGTCGTCTACGACGAGGAACTCGACGGGTGGGAGCCGGGAGCGCACGCGGGGACGTTCCGTGGCAACCAGCTCGCGATGGCGGCCGGAACGGTGACTATGCGACACGTCCTCGACAACGACCTCGATGCACACGCCGCAGCGATGGGCGAGCGGCTCCGCGAGCGTCTCGAAGACACCGCTGCGATCAGCGAAGCGGTCGGAGACGTTCGGGGACGTGGCCTCATGCTGGGCGTCGAGTTCGTCGATCCGGCCGGCGAGCCCGGCCCGCAGGGCCATTACCCGCCCGACGGCGACCTCGCAGAGCGCGTTCAGGCCGAGACGTTCGATCGCGGGCTCATCGTCGAGACCGGCGGGCGCGACGGCGCGACCGCTCGGTTCCTCCCGCCGTTGGTCGTCTCCCCGAGACAGGTCGACGACATCGCCGAGCTGTTCCACCGCAGCGTTCGCGCGGCGATCGACGCCGACGAACGCGCGGAGGTGCTCGCATGA
- a CDS encoding DUF302 domain-containing protein yields MTLPIDPTQIDPDDIGEAQTTLEMDHEDAVEHVREVFTAAGFGVPVEFSPSEMLNEKVDADRDPYYVLGACNPAVADRALDATDNRLGALMPCNVVVWEEAPGRQRVYHVSIMRLARLVGMAPDDDVMADIVADTGEMVDEAFENL; encoded by the coding sequence ATGACGCTCCCTATCGACCCGACACAGATCGATCCCGACGACATCGGCGAGGCCCAGACGACCCTGGAGATGGACCACGAGGACGCCGTCGAACACGTCCGAGAGGTGTTTACGGCTGCAGGCTTCGGCGTTCCGGTCGAGTTCTCGCCGTCGGAGATGCTCAACGAGAAGGTCGACGCGGACCGGGACCCCTACTACGTCCTCGGTGCCTGCAACCCGGCCGTCGCGGATCGGGCGCTCGACGCGACCGACAACCGGCTCGGCGCGCTCATGCCCTGTAACGTCGTCGTCTGGGAGGAAGCGCCCGGCCGACAGCGCGTCTACCACGTCTCGATCATGCGTCTCGCGCGCCTGGTCGGCATGGCCCCCGACGACGACGTGATGGCCGATATCGTCGCCGACACCGGAGAGATGGTCGACGAAGCCTTCGAGAACCTCTGA
- a CDS encoding SHOCT domain-containing protein: protein MPAAVVGFFGLVGNLVAGFLLLVPALAMLYVAAQLTVGVVKQANDAPKPRFHDERDDAAETPVETLRRRYAEGELSHEEFRQRLDHLLDTETSKRASDECDRLLE from the coding sequence GTGCCGGCAGCGGTCGTCGGGTTCTTCGGACTGGTCGGTAACCTCGTGGCCGGATTCTTGCTCCTCGTCCCCGCTCTGGCGATGCTCTACGTCGCCGCGCAGCTAACGGTCGGTGTCGTCAAGCAGGCGAACGACGCCCCGAAACCCCGATTTCACGACGAGCGAGACGACGCGGCCGAGACACCAGTCGAAACCCTGCGACGGCGATACGCCGAAGGCGAACTGAGCCACGAGGAATTTCGGCAACGCCTCGATCACCTTCTCGACACTGAGACGTCGAAACGAGCGTCCGACGAATGTGACCGTCTTCTCGAATAG
- a CDS encoding pyridoxal phosphate-dependent decarboxylase family protein, translated as MSGGAPDATERLDQPPVDDAFLGSDEGNRAYAAAADAATRAVVTATDRATPYSGADPDTLRDRFAGRRVLPERGQSVEETLGEVTDEVLSSVVGVFDPDCVAHLQCPPTIPGLAAETLVAGTNQSMDSFDQAPAPSVCEERVVDALCDLLSFPAGADGVFTSGGTQSNLQGLLLAREWYCRERLDCDVQTEGLPADADDLRVVTSEAAHFTAAQATAQLGLGEDAVVEVPTDDGYRMDPDALDATLADLTAAGCRPFALLGTAGTTDHGAVDPLPALADRAAEHDLWFHVDAAYGGALLLSERERSTLDGIDRADSVAVDFHKLFYQPISCGAFLLGDGSQFRLQDRNAAYLNPEADDEAGVPNLVGKSLQTTRRFDALKPYVTFRTLGRERLADWVEYVVDLATAVGDDVRDHPELELVCEPQLSTVLFRYRPDEGDPDEINPAIRDRLLRAGRAVIARTEVGGTATLKFTLLNPRATRSSLRALLESVVEHGTEIERERST; from the coding sequence ATGAGCGGCGGGGCTCCCGACGCGACGGAGCGCCTGGACCAGCCACCGGTCGACGACGCGTTCCTCGGGAGCGACGAGGGAAACCGCGCGTACGCGGCTGCGGCCGACGCGGCGACACGCGCCGTCGTGACCGCGACCGACCGCGCGACGCCGTACTCCGGCGCTGACCCCGACACGCTCCGCGACCGGTTCGCGGGACGGCGTGTCCTCCCCGAGCGCGGGCAGTCTGTCGAAGAGACGCTCGGCGAGGTCACGGACGAGGTGCTCTCGTCCGTCGTCGGCGTCTTCGACCCGGACTGTGTCGCTCACCTCCAGTGTCCGCCGACGATCCCCGGACTCGCGGCCGAAACGCTCGTCGCGGGGACGAACCAGTCGATGGACTCGTTCGACCAGGCCCCAGCGCCCTCCGTCTGCGAGGAGCGGGTCGTCGACGCGCTCTGTGACCTCCTGTCGTTCCCTGCCGGCGCTGACGGCGTGTTCACGAGCGGCGGCACCCAGTCGAACCTCCAGGGCCTGCTCTTGGCCCGGGAGTGGTACTGTCGGGAGCGACTGGACTGTGACGTACAGACCGAGGGGCTCCCCGCCGACGCCGACGACCTCCGAGTCGTCACCTCCGAGGCGGCTCACTTCACCGCGGCCCAGGCTACGGCACAGTTGGGTCTCGGCGAGGACGCCGTCGTCGAGGTCCCAACTGACGACGGCTACCGGATGGACCCGGACGCGCTGGACGCGACCCTCGCGGATCTCACAGCGGCGGGGTGCCGACCGTTCGCGCTGCTGGGGACCGCAGGGACGACCGACCACGGTGCCGTCGACCCGCTCCCGGCACTCGCCGACCGCGCAGCCGAGCACGACCTCTGGTTCCACGTCGACGCCGCCTACGGCGGTGCGCTGCTGCTCTCAGAACGCGAGCGGTCGACGCTCGACGGGATCGACCGAGCGGACTCCGTCGCGGTCGACTTCCACAAGCTGTTCTACCAGCCGATCAGCTGTGGGGCCTTTCTGCTCGGAGACGGCAGCCAGTTCCGGCTACAGGACCGCAACGCGGCGTACCTCAACCCCGAGGCCGACGACGAGGCGGGCGTCCCGAACCTCGTCGGGAAGTCCCTCCAGACGACCCGTCGGTTCGACGCCCTGAAACCGTACGTGACGTTCCGAACGCTGGGACGCGAGCGCCTCGCCGACTGGGTCGAGTACGTCGTCGACCTCGCGACCGCCGTCGGCGACGACGTTCGTGACCACCCCGAGCTCGAACTGGTGTGTGAACCACAGCTGAGCACCGTCCTGTTTCGCTACCGGCCCGACGAGGGCGATCCGGACGAGATCAACCCGGCCATCCGCGATCGGCTCCTCCGGGCGGGGCGGGCGGTGATCGCCCGCACCGAAGTCGGCGGGACGGCGACGCTCAAGTTCACCCTGCTGAACCCGCGCGCGACGCGCTCGTCGCTCCGCGCGCTGCTCGAATCGGTCGTCGAACACGGCACCGAGATCGAACGAGAGAGATCGACATGA